Proteins found in one Candidatus Moraniibacteriota bacterium genomic segment:
- a CDS encoding glycosyltransferase, with the protein MNKLKVRSIQELFHKSFNILKNKRIKEFAKNFYFHAKYGRKYFSKRENYKELEKNMVNKNFEKFKFIDSSITWYGITKQLERNLINLGYEPSETGVSICYANDIGEVDPYSLKKINQENRVTLRRALDSKADFLFYSQKICDKWFKDRRNSFYLPSGVDTNVFKLYDGIVRDVNVGFVGKRYDTPVRKEFLNKLSSDENNFNFVMAEKDNLFFENLARFYNRCKIVVNDSQQNEITMRMFEATACGCLLITRKVPFIDELFEPGKEIVTYNNNEDMIKKIKHYLKNEKERIRITENGRKKTHLVHSYYDRARFIVNKIKGERKASFITNEEKYIALYDNLHNALPKAQERLFDPSLPDTNVKWNIRERMRKTVALCRGDVLDVGTQKGGYLLHARKNPEVKRLVGIDISKDYIIEAKKRQPDVEFKVGRIEKIPFPNESFDTIMVTEVLEHIPNLMKGIYECKRVMKKDGQLLISVPDYDYEEDPYHVRNFTRFDFTQLFENMKVKFIDLKDCLNILVRITNR; encoded by the coding sequence ATGAATAAATTAAAAGTCAGAAGTATTCAGGAATTATTTCATAAAAGTTTTAATATCCTGAAAAATAAAAGAATAAAGGAATTTGCAAAAAATTTTTATTTTCATGCAAAGTATGGCAGAAAATACTTCAGTAAGCGTGAAAACTATAAAGAATTAGAGAAAAATATGGTTAATAAAAATTTTGAAAAGTTTAAATTTATTGATAGCTCAATAACTTGGTATGGTATTACTAAACAATTGGAAAGAAATTTAATTAATTTAGGATATGAACCCAGCGAAACAGGAGTGAGTATTTGTTATGCGAATGATATCGGAGAAGTTGACCCTTATTCATTAAAAAAGATAAATCAAGAGAATAGAGTAACACTAAGGAGAGCTCTTGATTCAAAAGCTGATTTTCTTTTTTATAGTCAAAAAATATGTGACAAGTGGTTTAAAGATAGAAGAAACTCTTTTTACTTGCCATCGGGAGTTGATACAAATGTTTTTAAGCTTTATGACGGGATCGTAAGAGATGTCAATGTCGGATTTGTTGGAAAGAGGTACGATACTCCAGTAAGAAAAGAATTTTTGAATAAACTATCGTCAGATGAAAATAATTTTAATTTTGTAATGGCAGAGAAGGACAATTTGTTTTTCGAAAATTTAGCTAGATTCTATAATCGGTGCAAAATTGTCGTAAACGACAGCCAGCAAAATGAAATTACGATGAGGATGTTTGAAGCTACCGCTTGCGGATGTTTATTAATAACTAGAAAAGTTCCATTTATTGATGAATTATTTGAACCAGGAAAAGAAATCGTGACTTATAATAATAATGAAGACATGATTAAGAAAATAAAACATTACTTAAAAAACGAAAAAGAAAGAATTCGTATTACTGAAAACGGAAGAAAAAAAACACATTTAGTTCATAGTTATTATGATCGCGCGCGATTTATTGTGAATAAAATAAAGGGAGAAAGAAAAGCAAGCTTTATAACAAATGAAGAGAAATATATTGCTCTTTATGATAACTTACATAATGCTTTGCCAAAAGCTCAAGAACGATTATTCGATCCAAGTTTACCTGATACTAATGTCAAATGGAACATAAGAGAAAGAATGCGCAAAACGGTTGCGCTTTGTAGGGGAGATGTCTTAGATGTGGGCACTCAAAAAGGCGGATATTTATTACATGCAAGAAAAAATCCAGAAGTAAAAAGATTGGTTGGGATAGACATATCAAAAGATTATATTATAGAAGCGAAAAAAAGGCAGCCCGATGTTGAATTTAAAGTAGGAAGAATAGAGAAAATTCCATTTCCCAATGAAAGTTTCGATACTATTATGGTAACTGAAGTTTTAGAACATATTCCTAATTTGATGAAAGGAATTTACGAATGTAAAAGAGTAATGAAAAAAGACGGTCAATTATTAATATCAGTTCCTGACTATGATTATGAAGAAGATCCTTATCACGTTCGGAATTTTACTAGATTTGATTTTACTCAATTATTCGAAAATATGAAAGTTAAATTTATAGATTTAAAAGATTGCTTAAATATTCTTGTTAGGATAACAAATAGATAA
- a CDS encoding ABC transporter ATP-binding protein — protein sequence MNEIAIKVENVSKTFRIPHEKINTMRGAFVNMFNKKTYEEFKALDNVSFEVKKGEFFGIIGRNGSGKSTLLKILAGIYQSDNGKVEINGRISPFLELGIGFNPELSGRDNIYLNATVLGLSRRQIEKKFDEIVAFSELERFIDQKLRNYSSGMQVRLAFSVAIHANRDILLMDEALAVGDFNFQKKCLDIFRQFKKEGKTIFLVSHSMETIGEFCDKVILLDNGKIIDIGKPENVIMDYYRNLMADTEDAEGKKENEKKEKNKKEKKVEKEIKSDRILSIKLLNKDELENNVFKRGDKVIAQIELQIKNFNERLHVGLAIIEKNKNLLVCANNTYFDEYNHSWKEGKNVIQIVFPEISLNRGDFYLASNLFIGDPIEKRMLDYYDSREEEYYFQVVPENRRNGIFYAEHEWKHL from the coding sequence ATGAATGAAATTGCTATAAAGGTAGAAAACGTCTCTAAGACCTTTAGGATTCCTCATGAAAAAATCAACACCATGCGGGGAGCTTTTGTTAATATGTTCAATAAAAAGACCTATGAGGAATTCAAGGCGCTGGATAATGTTTCATTTGAAGTTAAGAAAGGGGAATTTTTCGGGATTATCGGCCGCAATGGATCGGGCAAATCCACGCTTTTAAAAATTTTAGCCGGCATTTACCAGTCGGACAACGGAAAAGTTGAAATCAATGGCAGAATCTCGCCCTTTCTGGAATTGGGAATCGGTTTTAACCCGGAACTCTCCGGCCGCGATAACATTTATCTCAATGCCACTGTTTTAGGACTTTCCCGTCGGCAGATTGAAAAAAAATTTGATGAAATTGTAGCTTTTTCAGAACTGGAGAGATTTATTGACCAGAAGCTTAGAAACTATTCCTCCGGAATGCAAGTACGCCTTGCTTTTTCCGTTGCGATTCATGCCAATCGAGATATTCTTTTAATGGACGAAGCGCTGGCAGTTGGAGATTTTAATTTTCAAAAAAAATGCCTTGATATATTTAGACAATTTAAAAAAGAAGGGAAAACAATTTTTTTAGTTTCTCACAGTATGGAAACTATTGGAGAGTTCTGCGATAAAGTAATTTTGTTAGATAATGGAAAAATTATAGATATTGGAAAACCAGAGAATGTTATTATGGACTACTATCGGAATTTGATGGCAGATACAGAAGATGCAGAAGGTAAAAAGGAAAATGAAAAAAAGGAAAAAAATAAAAAAGAAAAAAAAGTAGAAAAGGAAATAAAAAGTGATAGAATTTTATCAATAAAATTACTAAATAAAGATGAACTTGAGAATAATGTTTTTAAAAGAGGGGATAAGGTTATAGCCCAAATAGAATTGCAAATTAAAAATTTCAACGAAAGGTTGCATGTCGGGTTAGCAATAATAGAAAAAAATAAAAATTTACTTGTTTGTGCAAATAATACATACTTTGATGAGTATAATCATTCGTGGAAAGAAGGGAAAAATGTTATTCAGATTGTTTTTCCTGAAATTAGTTTGAATAGAGGCGATTTTTATCTAGCATCCAACTTATTTATTGGAGATCCAATTGAAAAAAGAATGCTAGATTATTATGACAGCAGAGAAGAAGAATATTATTTTCAGGTTGTGCCAGAAAATCGAAGAAATGGAATTTTTTATGCTGAGCACGAATGGAAACACTTATAA
- a CDS encoding ABC transporter permease, producing the protein MTHHENYKELIWALAKTDFKLRYQGSVLGYVWAILNPLLVFTILNFVFSSIFARGSGIKHYALQLLVAIILFNFFSEGTKAGMASLISKSSLVTKIYVPRWTIIAASTINSAMIFIMNLIVIVLFFIWKQFTPSFEAILLFLFFSILTYVIILAFSFFTAPLYVKFRDLLMIWGVLTMILFYATPIIYPLQRLPEYVQQIILISPIAFIIHFTKEALIDNHFPELWQTGIFILATLLFFASGIFVYKKTVPGIAEEI; encoded by the coding sequence ATGACACACCATGAGAATTATAAAGAACTAATTTGGGCTTTAGCCAAGACCGATTTCAAGCTTCGCTATCAGGGTTCGGTTCTGGGCTATGTGTGGGCGATTTTGAATCCACTTTTGGTGTTTACCATTCTTAATTTTGTTTTTTCTTCCATCTTCGCCCGCGGCTCCGGAATCAAGCATTATGCCCTCCAGCTTCTGGTGGCCATAATCCTTTTTAATTTTTTCTCGGAAGGAACCAAAGCGGGAATGGCCTCTTTGATTTCCAAGTCGTCGCTAGTCACTAAAATTTATGTTCCCCGCTGGACGATAATTGCGGCTTCCACTATCAACTCGGCTATGATATTCATTATGAATCTTATCGTTATCGTGTTATTTTTCATCTGGAAGCAATTCACGCCAAGTTTTGAGGCAATTCTTCTGTTTCTGTTTTTTTCCATCCTTACTTATGTCATAATTCTCGCCTTTTCTTTTTTTACCGCGCCTCTTTACGTGAAATTCCGGGATCTTCTGATGATCTGGGGAGTTCTCACTATGATACTTTTTTACGCCACGCCAATAATCTATCCCCTCCAGCGGCTTCCGGAATACGTCCAGCAGATTATTCTCATAAGCCCCATAGCGTTTATCATCCATTTTACTAAAGAAGCGCTTATTGATAACCACTTTCCGGAATTGTGGCAGACCGGCATTTTTATTCTAGCGACTTTACTGTTTTTTGCTTCGGGAATTTTTGTGTATAAAAAAACGGTGCCAGGAATTGCGGAAGAAATATAG
- a CDS encoding SDR family NAD(P)-dependent oxidoreductase: MAKILITGGAGFIGCHLAKKLIERGDKVAIVDNFNDYYDPSLKHDRVKNLLSGKKFNLYKGDIRDYGFLEKVFRKERPDKVVHLAAMAGVRYSILKPLLYEEVNIKGTVNLLELAVKHKIKNFVFASSSSVYGGNKKVPFLEDDRVDNPVSSYAATKKAGELLAHVYSHLYGLRITCLRFFTVYGPWGRPDMAYFKFTKNILEGKTIDVYNYGKMMRDFTYIDDIVDGTIKVLDKNFRYEIVNIGADKPEKLTRFIEVIEKAVGKKAKKRFLPIQPGDVPMTVADVKKLRKLGWKPKTRIEEGIEKFVDWYKEYYHVA; encoded by the coding sequence ATGGCAAAAATTTTAATCACCGGAGGAGCTGGATTTATCGGTTGCCATCTGGCCAAAAAGCTAATTGAAAGAGGAGACAAAGTTGCGATAGTCGACAATTTTAATGATTATTACGATCCTTCTCTTAAGCACGACCGGGTAAAAAACTTGCTTTCCGGGAAAAAATTCAATCTTTATAAAGGCGATATTCGGGACTATGGTTTTTTGGAGAAAGTATTTAGAAAAGAAAGACCCGACAAAGTGGTCCATCTGGCCGCGATGGCGGGAGTGCGCTATTCAATTCTCAAACCCCTTCTTTACGAAGAAGTAAACATTAAGGGAACGGTTAATCTGCTGGAACTGGCGGTAAAGCACAAAATTAAAAATTTTGTTTTCGCTTCCTCTTCTTCGGTCTACGGCGGAAATAAAAAAGTTCCTTTCTTGGAAGACGACAGAGTGGACAATCCCGTTTCTTCCTATGCTGCCACCAAAAAAGCCGGCGAACTCCTGGCGCACGTTTACAGCCATTTATACGGGCTTAGGATCACCTGCCTTCGCTTTTTTACCGTTTATGGACCCTGGGGACGGCCGGATATGGCCTATTTTAAGTTTACGAAAAATATACTGGAAGGAAAGACAATTGACGTTTACAATTACGGCAAAATGATGCGCGACTTCACTTATATTGATGATATTGTTGACGGGACTATCAAGGTGCTAGACAAAAATTTTCGCTACGAAATCGTCAATATCGGAGCGGACAAGCCGGAAAAACTAACCCGTTTTATTGAGGTAATTGAAAAAGCCGTGGGGAAAAAAGCCAAAAAGAGATTTTTGCCCATCCAGCCCGGAGATGTTCCGATGACAGTGGCGGATGTCAAAAAACTCCGCAAACTCGGCTGGAAGCCGAAAACGAGGATAGAGGAGGGAATTGAGAAGTTTGTGGATTGGTATAAGGAATACTATCATGTAGCATGA
- a CDS encoding glycosyltransferase has translation MKCPICRNECKILFEDGKDYFILDGNSPSFGIAYCNDCEIGISTPFLSDEELSSYYPDEYEAYKPKKSFAAFLQTKKYRGDLKIILKNTSYNNSTLFEIGSGRGEFLNEAKKIGFIVEGIEPGKSGIEFAKNNFNIDLQNGFASGIKYNKKYNIIVGRHVLEHINDFNKCLTDIFQNGLDDSGLLFIKIPRFDSWEARFFGKFCSGFDLPRHRVHFTKRGVKKLLFRVGFENIKILNEVVPSDIIRGLQYYSKHGSNSFLILGAKTFNMFPYIMKLFFAQITGIFLSPLGTGRMIIVAGKKQTSQSHLTKTIIAIARKEENKPDGKAAVIIANWNGKEYLNDCLFSLRHQTYKNFKIILVDNGSSDDSVSFVKSNFPEIEIISLPENQGFAKANNIGINKAFEDTSVDYIVTLNNDTRVDPGYIEKMIECAVRHPDAGSIQPKVMNFFNPQMIDSTGIEIYFDTSAINRGQKEKDIGQYEKEEEIFGSSASAGLFARHALEKVKLSENEFFDESYFSYQEDVDLAWRLRLAGFKSYYCPEAKVFHAHSATGKSYSSFKAFFIVRNQYYNIVKNLPFWILIKAFLFLFVHYIFSFFGIFIQKGQIYEFRKTREREGIIKLLLKSWRDVGRNLPKLIERRRLIKKIKQVRNKEINKWFNKFKASLIKIALDK, from the coding sequence ATGAAATGCCCCATATGCAGAAATGAATGTAAAATTCTGTTCGAAGACGGGAAAGATTATTTTATTCTTGACGGAAATTCTCCCTCTTTCGGCATAGCTTACTGTAATGACTGTGAAATCGGTATTTCTACTCCGTTCCTTTCCGATGAAGAACTGTCATCTTACTATCCTGACGAATATGAAGCTTACAAACCCAAAAAATCATTTGCAGCATTTCTTCAGACAAAAAAATACCGGGGTGATTTAAAAATTATTTTGAAAAATACATCATACAATAATTCTACATTGTTCGAGATCGGATCGGGCAGGGGTGAATTTTTAAATGAAGCAAAAAAAATTGGATTCATTGTTGAGGGAATAGAACCGGGCAAAAGCGGGATAGAATTTGCAAAAAATAATTTTAATATTGATTTACAGAATGGCTTTGCATCCGGCATAAAATATAATAAGAAGTATAATATCATCGTTGGCCGTCATGTATTGGAACATATTAATGATTTTAATAAATGTCTCACCGATATTTTTCAAAACGGTTTGGATGATTCAGGTTTATTGTTTATTAAAATTCCCCGTTTCGATTCATGGGAAGCAAGATTTTTCGGAAAATTCTGCAGTGGTTTTGACCTGCCCAGGCACAGAGTTCATTTTACAAAAAGGGGTGTAAAAAAGCTGCTCTTCCGGGTTGGCTTCGAAAATATCAAGATACTGAACGAAGTAGTTCCATCGGATATCATCAGGGGTTTACAATATTATTCAAAACACGGGAGCAATTCTTTTCTTATTTTAGGAGCCAAAACTTTTAATATGTTCCCATACATTATGAAACTCTTTTTTGCACAAATCACCGGAATTTTTTTATCTCCGCTGGGAACCGGCAGAATGATAATCGTGGCAGGAAAAAAACAGACTAGCCAGAGCCATCTCACCAAGACGATTATCGCTATTGCCCGAAAAGAAGAAAACAAGCCGGATGGAAAAGCGGCGGTAATTATCGCCAACTGGAACGGAAAAGAATATTTGAACGATTGTCTTTTCTCGCTTCGCCATCAGACCTATAAAAATTTCAAAATTATTCTGGTAGACAATGGCTCTTCGGATGATTCGGTATCATTTGTTAAAAGTAATTTTCCCGAAATTGAAATTATCAGTTTGCCGGAAAACCAGGGATTTGCCAAGGCGAACAATATCGGGATTAACAAGGCCTTTGAAGACACGAGTGTTGACTATATTGTAACTTTAAACAACGATACCAGAGTCGATCCTGGCTACATTGAGAAAATGATCGAATGCGCCGTGCGGCACCCGGATGCCGGATCGATCCAGCCGAAAGTGATGAATTTTTTCAACCCCCAAATGATTGATAGCACCGGAATTGAAATTTATTTTGACACCAGTGCCATAAACCGGGGGCAAAAAGAGAAAGATATCGGCCAATATGAAAAAGAAGAAGAAATTTTCGGCTCAAGCGCCAGCGCCGGTCTCTTTGCGCGCCATGCTCTAGAAAAAGTCAAATTGAGCGAAAATGAATTTTTCGACGAGAGCTATTTTTCCTACCAGGAGGACGTAGATTTGGCCTGGCGGCTTCGTCTGGCCGGCTTCAAATCCTACTATTGCCCGGAGGCGAAGGTCTTTCATGCCCACAGCGCGACAGGAAAAAGCTACTCGTCGTTTAAGGCCTTCTTTATAGTTAGAAATCAATATTATAACATCGTAAAAAATTTGCCTTTTTGGATCTTAATTAAGGCCTTTTTATTTCTTTTTGTCCACTATATTTTTTCCTTTTTTGGTATATTCATCCAAAAAGGCCAGATTTATGAATTTCGAAAAACAAGAGAAAGAGAGGGAATAATAAAATTGTTGCTCAAAAGCTGGCGGGACGTTGGCAGAAATCTTCCAAAACTGATTGAAAGAAGAAGGTTAATTAAAAAAATAAAACAGGTAAGAAATAAAGAGATAAATAAGTGGTTTAATAAATTTAAGGCCTCACTGATAAAAATAGCTTTAGACAAATAA
- a CDS encoding class I SAM-dependent methyltransferase — MKNELLDYEKFYTEYWINAFQNGREDFGDLDLAVIFLDKTDLLKKEHFILEVGCGVGKLCNFLYNHGYRNIIGTDISHSAINYGKNKFPRLQLQQMDANSLKFNDNYFDACLSFDVLEHLPDIRKHLKEINRILKPGGHYLFQTPNILSNGIIETIRYKGFGWKKYHPSLQFSWSLKNKLVKEGFDEIKFIKIIPLSDYKLKILPGFIKYIVKFIPWSRIPIFLQTGFYVIASKNKQDKVY, encoded by the coding sequence ATGAAAAATGAACTTTTAGATTATGAAAAATTTTACACGGAATACTGGATAAACGCGTTTCAGAATGGCAGAGAAGATTTTGGGGATTTAGATCTTGCGGTAATTTTTTTAGATAAAACTGATTTATTGAAAAAAGAACATTTTATTCTCGAGGTTGGTTGCGGTGTCGGAAAATTATGTAATTTTTTATATAATCATGGTTATAGAAATATCATCGGAACAGATATATCCCATTCGGCCATTAATTATGGCAAAAATAAATTTCCGCGTTTGCAGCTTCAACAAATGGACGCAAATTCATTAAAGTTTAATGATAATTATTTTGATGCCTGTCTTTCATTTGATGTGCTGGAACATTTGCCAGACATCAGAAAACATCTTAAAGAAATTAATAGAATTTTGAAACCAGGAGGACATTATTTATTTCAAACGCCAAATATACTATCAAACGGCATTATAGAAACAATACGCTACAAGGGATTCGGCTGGAAAAAATACCACCCCTCATTGCAATTTTCATGGTCATTGAAAAACAAGCTGGTAAAAGAAGGATTTGATGAAATAAAATTTATTAAAATTATTCCGCTAAGTGATTATAAGCTGAAAATACTTCCCGGATTTATAAAATACATTGTGAAATTTATTCCCTGGAGTCGCATTCCCATTTTTCTGCAAACCGGATTTTATGTGATAGCGTCAAAAAATAAGCAGGATAAAGTATATTAA
- a CDS encoding glycosyltransferase, whose product MKLLVIKFGKALKTLEREGLLKGGKRVAKAFLAMFHLVGSGDILFITNGVGDSARYRTWHVAEELGLHDFRCSVTIQDNPFLPRYASRFKIFIFHRILYTSAIRKLIENIKSQKKEIIFETDDLLFDPKFFEQSDYFRKINALEKKLYEGGLGSGILKDHYVKVCTTTTSYLADKLKEYGKRVFVVPNKLSNEDLTVIGNLLKRTVLESIEDGPRIRVGYFSGTASHDKDFATITDALERIMEKYPQVELLLVGPLDTDEKINKFKDRVKRLSYAPREKHFENIASVDINLAPLEIGNPFCEARSELKFFEAGILGVPTVAAATRTFEGAIADGIDGFTARSADEWFEKLEKLILDKNFRLEMGKKAKEKTLARYTNKNSHNEKYYRYLFGNTGK is encoded by the coding sequence ATGAAGCTTTTGGTGATAAAATTTGGGAAGGCGCTGAAAACGCTTGAAAGAGAAGGATTATTGAAGGGCGGAAAGCGCGTGGCTAAAGCTTTTTTGGCTATGTTTCATTTAGTCGGTTCCGGCGACATTCTTTTTATTACCAACGGCGTGGGGGACAGCGCCCGCTATCGAACTTGGCACGTGGCTGAGGAACTCGGCCTTCACGATTTTCGCTGTTCCGTCACCATTCAGGACAATCCTTTTCTGCCCCGGTACGCCAGCCGATTTAAAATTTTTATTTTTCATAGGATTCTATATACTTCCGCCATCCGAAAATTAATAGAAAATATCAAAAGTCAGAAAAAAGAAATTATTTTTGAGACGGATGATCTGCTTTTTGATCCTAAGTTTTTTGAACAATCCGATTATTTCCGCAAAATAAATGCCTTAGAAAAAAAGCTGTACGAGGGAGGGCTAGGAAGCGGAATCCTAAAAGATCACTATGTGAAGGTCTGCACCACCACTACGTCTTATCTGGCGGATAAATTAAAAGAATACGGAAAGAGGGTCTTTGTCGTGCCGAATAAATTATCTAATGAAGATTTAACTGTCATTGGAAACCTACTTAAGAGGACCGTCCTCGAATCAATCGAGGACGGTCCTCGAATTCGAGTCGGCTATTTTTCAGGCACGGCAAGCCACGATAAGGATTTCGCCACAATTACTGATGCGCTGGAACGAATAATGGAAAAATATCCTCAAGTTGAATTGCTGTTAGTTGGACCACTGGATACTGATGAAAAAATTAATAAATTTAAAGATAGAGTAAAGCGATTGTCCTATGCTCCTCGCGAAAAACATTTTGAAAATATCGCTTCGGTGGATATAAATCTTGCGCCGCTGGAAATTGGAAATCCTTTCTGCGAAGCCAGATCGGAACTCAAATTTTTTGAAGCCGGGATTTTGGGAGTGCCCACCGTGGCGGCCGCCACTAGGACTTTCGAGGGAGCGATTGCTGACGGCATTGACGGTTTTACAGCCAGAAGCGCGGACGAGTGGTTTGAAAAACTGGAAAAATTAATTTTGGATAAGAATTTTCGCCTAGAAATGGGAAAAAAAGCGAAGGAAAAAACTCTGGCGAGATATACCAATAAAAATAGCCACAACGAAAAATACTACCGATATTTATTCGGAAACACTGGAAAATGA
- a CDS encoding YerC/YecD family TrpR-related protein — translation MAKVKTHLVDRKEKYRIIGEMYEIISNLKTKKEIVDFFMGLLTPSESLMLARRIQVAEMLMEEKNYDEISKKLRVSFQTIAKVYQWLHGENEGYKHQILEQIKRKERRSKRKSDTYESLLDRYPHHRFLKELLS, via the coding sequence ATGGCAAAAGTAAAAACTCATCTAGTTGATCGCAAGGAAAAATACAGGATTATAGGAGAAATGTACGAAATCATTAGCAACCTTAAAACAAAAAAAGAAATCGTTGATTTTTTTATGGGTCTTCTTACTCCCAGTGAGTCGTTAATGCTGGCTCGGAGAATACAGGTAGCCGAGATGCTGATGGAGGAAAAAAACTATGACGAGATTAGCAAAAAGTTGAGGGTAAGTTTTCAAACAATCGCTAAAGTTTACCAATGGCTTCACGGTGAAAATGAGGGATATAAGCATCAAATTCTCGAACAAATAAAAAGAAAAGAAAGGCGCAGCAAGAGAAAATCTGATACCTATGAAAGTTTGCTTGACAGATATCCTCATCACCGGTTTTTAAAGGAATTGCTTAGCTAA
- a CDS encoding glycosyltransferase family 4 protein, whose translation MRILIIAPTPFFADRGTHIRILEEALALEKLGHKVTIATYHIGKDIEKDIKTSIDVRRIRRLLFWYKKLEAGPDWQKIILDLMLIRKVFNLARTGRPDILHGHLHEGVLVGWIVKNLLFWRKMKLVADFHGSLTREMISHGYLSDGILRGVFKFLEKLIDNLGDYAITSSWENSREISRWRKDGKVKTVPDGVNPEHYIHLPAKEELKKELELTPDKVIITYTGALVANKGIRYLLDAIPLVLRATDKAYFVIGGFPIGEIEHYVKKHTLENSVRLVSPLNYFDLPQLLGASDVGVDPKDSSACQASGKILQYMAAGLPVVCFDKINNREYLGEGAYYSTEVSAQGIADGILHFLRHPEEMKTKGEINYERSKNFSWDKSAKKIEEIYARLLNSPKIK comes from the coding sequence ATGAGAATACTGATTATTGCCCCCACTCCTTTTTTTGCTGACCGGGGGACGCATATTCGAATACTGGAGGAAGCGCTGGCTCTGGAAAAACTGGGCCATAAGGTTACCATTGCCACTTATCATATCGGGAAAGACATTGAAAAAGATATCAAGACCTCCATTGATGTGAGAAGGATCAGGCGCCTTCTTTTTTGGTATAAAAAACTGGAGGCCGGTCCCGACTGGCAGAAGATAATTCTTGATTTGATGCTTATCCGCAAGGTGTTTAATTTGGCCAGAACCGGCCGACCGGACATTCTCCACGGACATCTTCACGAAGGAGTATTGGTCGGGTGGATTGTGAAGAATTTGCTGTTTTGGAGAAAAATGAAATTAGTGGCCGATTTTCACGGGAGCTTAACAAGAGAAATGATCTCTCATGGATATTTGAGCGACGGGATTCTAAGGGGCGTTTTTAAATTTTTGGAAAAGCTTATTGATAATTTGGGTGACTACGCTATTACTAGCTCCTGGGAAAACAGCCGGGAAATTTCCCGCTGGCGCAAAGATGGCAAAGTAAAGACAGTGCCGGATGGAGTTAATCCAGAGCATTATATCCATCTTCCTGCCAAAGAGGAATTGAAAAAAGAGCTGGAACTTACTCCGGATAAAGTAATTATCACTTACACCGGCGCGCTGGTGGCCAATAAAGGCATCCGATACTTGCTGGATGCTATTCCGCTAGTTTTAAGAGCGACGGACAAGGCCTATTTTGTCATCGGGGGGTTTCCTATAGGAGAAATAGAGCATTATGTGAAAAAGCACACTCTGGAGAATAGTGTGCGGCTAGTTAGCCCGCTTAATTATTTTGATCTGCCTCAATTGCTCGGTGCCAGTGATGTTGGCGTCGATCCCAAGGATTCCTCCGCCTGCCAGGCCAGCGGAAAAATTTTGCAGTATATGGCAGCTGGACTGCCGGTGGTTTGCTTTGATAAAATTAACAATCGGGAATATTTAGGAGAAGGGGCTTATTACAGTACCGAGGTTTCCGCTCAAGGTATTGCCGATGGTATCCTGCATTTTCTTCGCCATCCCGAAGAAATGAAAACGAAAGGCGAAATCAACTATGAAAGATCCAAAAATTTCAGCTGGGATAAATCGGCGAAGAAAATAGAAGAAATTTATGCGAGGCTGCTAAACAGCCCGAAAATAAAATGA